A stretch of Fusarium poae strain DAOMC 252244 chromosome 2, whole genome shotgun sequence DNA encodes these proteins:
- a CDS encoding hypothetical protein (BUSCO:40592at5125), protein MPPSALHNLGLVDLVASDPRPTFVVALPEQASCTHDSSAKILYRNPALQNLHTLDQSISCIPQDASHSPFWNWVTSPPPALASENNAAGPATTNTQHSLPYLGVFWTRSIVLGQWVVMSGNETPPSSEPPRKVRIEGKQGEETRKYPQKSPLDNARLPSRRKSESKTPMVYRDESNPGLMVPVSDSEAEPFLDVVQSVDWESTSLGPMADWPAQLQYTFNQLVSDSRPVALYWGPEYITIYNEAFSRYCGARHPGLLGRPATEAWPQLKNRLDEMTASPTKNYTNAEDESKFFIPQTDGALEETYAKSSMVPIMYEKHCLGIQHSLLEMTSKRLWERRMKMLLDLGEALVSTKDAKSYWSRTIEELERWNPAYDVPLAFIYSVEESNVGSTSSKYDCSKTCRLEGSLGVPPGHAMAPSVLKLKDADDGMASILRRSLDERQPILLQTKDGTLPKDLLHGLEWRGFGDPCQSAVVLPVRPTKEEHVMGVLFLGLNPRRPYDNDYRQFILLLNQKLTSSLASAVLLEEEARRRRNITEQAAYDNAMLTQRLEYQTKQAERSMKTFTAVAEFIPVGMCFVDNQGDITFANDAWHRITGYPKGPIAQGALLESVLEEDKEKVMQAYKDVQELDTVTFEYRIARTENTTEPPSFRSSAGPLPIMDEGVSRHILASTKAERAPDGSVIRILTCLTDVTVQKDTAEEAVRRAQEAENLKRLAEFATVGMYDVSMDGRLLSANNLFWELTALEKVDLTKVDVRPWPECVVEEDLHILQESLDKLVESGRTETAEFRLRNGWVSEDGHGNSSIAPRWVLATFMPVKSSDGVIQSFTGCLSDVSVQKWQLEQEKLRKEEAIESKRQQENFIDMTSHEMRNPLSAILHCTDAIIASLARVQDISDNSAPLTPTRNGTSGEGRRIGERSVEERKLLEDSIENAETIVTCAQHQKRIVDDILTMSKLDSKLLAVTPCTVDPIQIVNGALKMFEVEARRVDIELTSYVDKSYRDLAYDYLDLDPSRVQQVLINLLTNALKFTKSGTTRNVTLGVKGSLTPPGEDMTAVQFIPRFCDVSEEYDQPALKERNKAVYLLFEVKDTGQGLTAEEMGSLFNKFVQASAKTHTKYGGSGLGLFISRRLTELQNGAIGVLSQPGVGSTFAFYIEAYVPSEASRNEALAAAAAARLIAGGSDADSTDGKQNCRDIRLQKHQNPGGNVRLDGILVVEDNLINQQITRRGLTDRGFMVDVANHGVEALEKLRRRQNTVPGLDVNGTAGRSGRSNTHSLPIAINLVLMDIEMPVQDGLTGTRIIRELEAEGEIFCASGGRVPIIAVTANARPEQVMEAKQAGCDDVMVKPYRIPELIEKMQVVVRRMGGLSPNSPLISNSAINTKLPIMSTMPASHGHSEACCNIPPVVTKGYEAKGTYKDIGGYKTYVTGPVDAKKAIVVIYDIFGYFEQTLQGADILAFSDAHQKYKVFIPDWFKGSPCPIEIYPPDNDDKKKQLGEFFETYPPPKIAGQVPDYVKAVKEQDSSIEKFGIVGYCWGGKVVALSVKADSNPFSIAAQIHPAMVDASDAEGLSVPTILLASKEEPEEEVKKFEDNLKVAKHVETFKDQIHGWMAARADLSDSRVKEEYERGYKTVVEFFGKNF, encoded by the exons ATGCCGCCTTCAGCTCTTCACAATCTCGGTCTTGTAGACCTCGTCGCCTCTGACCCTCGACCTACATTTGTCGTTGCCTTGCCCGAGCAAGCGTCTTGCACACATGATTCCTCCGCCAAGATACTATATCGAAACCCTGCGCTGCAAAATTTGCATACTCTCGACCAGTCAATTTCTTGCATTCCTCAAGATGCTTCTCATTCTCCATTCTGGAATTGGGTCACAAGCCCACCACCTGCGCTGGCCTCCGAAAACAATGCTGCAGGCCCTGCAACGACAAATACGCAACACTCCTTGCCATATCTCGGCGTCTTTTGGACGCGAAGCATTGTGCTGGGTCAATGGGTGGTCATGAGTGGTAATGAAACTCCTCCCTCGTCAGAGCCTCCGCGCAAAGTTCGAATAGAAGGAAAACAAGGCGAGGAAACGAGAAAATATCCTCAAAAATCACCATTGGACAATGCCCGATTGCCATCCCGAAGAAAATCGGAGAGCAAGACACCCATGGTCTATCGCGACGAATCAAATCCAGGACTCATGGTGCCTGTTTCCGACTCCGAGGCAGAGCCGTTTCTTGATGTGGTGCAAAGTGTGGATTGGGAGTCAACATCACTAGGCCCTATGGCAGACTGGCCGGCTCAGCTGCAATACACATTCAACCAGCTTGTTTCTGATTCGCGACCCGTGGCACTTTACTGGGGGCCCGAATATATCACCATCTACAATGAAGCATTCTCCAGATATTGTGGCGCGCGACATCCTGGACTTCTGGGTCGGCCTGCCACCGAAGCTTGGCCTCAGTTGAAGAATCGGCTTGATGAGATGACAGCCTCACCCACGAAAAACTATACTAACGCCGAAGACGAGTCTAAATTCTTTATACCTCAAACAGACGGGGCTCTTGAAGAGACATATGCCAAGTCTTCTATGGTTCCCATTATGTACGAAAAGCACTGTCTCGGTATTCAACATTCGCTACTCGAGATGACTTCGAAACGACTGTGGGAACGAAGGAtgaagatgcttctcgaTCTTGGCGAAGCTCTAGTATCTACAAAAGATGCCAAGTCCTACTGGTCCAGGACGATTGAAGAGTTGGAACGATGGAACCCAGCATACGACGTCCCATTAGCCTTCATATACTCGGTAGAGGAGAGCAACGTCGGCTCTACATCATCCAAGTACGACTGTTCGAAGACTTGCCGCCTTGAGGGGTCTCTCGGTGTACCACCCGGGCATGCTATGGCACCTTCGGTTCTCAAGCTCAAAGATGCAGATGATGGCATGGCATCTATCTTACGACGGTCATTGGATGAGCGCCAACCAATACTTTTACAGACTAAAGATGGCACATTGCCGAAGGATTTGCTACACGGATTGGAATGGCGCGGCTTCGGTGACCCTTGCCAATCAGCCGTTGTCTTACCCGTTCGACCTACAAAAGAAGAGCATGTAATGGGTGTTCTGTTCCTGGGCTTGAATCCTCGACGCCCATACGATAATGACTATCGACAATTCATTTTACTACTAAACCAAAAGCTCACGAGTTCTTTAGCTTCAGCAGTGCTTCTAGAAGAAGAGGCACGCCGGCGGCGCAACATTACTGAGCAGGCTGCCTATGACAATGCCATGCTCACACAGCGGCTGGAATACCAGACCAAACAAGCCGAGAGATCAATGAAAACGTTCACTGCGGTGGCAGAGTTTATCCCTGTAGGAATGTGTTTTGTAGATAACCAGGGTGACATCACGTTTGCCAATGATGCTTGGCATCGCATTACTGGGTATCCCAAAGGCCCGATCGCACAGGGCGCATTGCTCGAATCAGTCCTCGAAGAGGACAAGGAAAAAGTTATGCAAGCATACAAAGATGTCCAAGAACTCGACACAGTCACTTTTGAGTACCGTATAGCACGGACCGAGAACACGACAGAACCGCCAAGTTTCAGATCCTCTGCCGGACCTTTACCTATAATGGATGAAGGAGTCTCGCGCCATATTTTGGCTTCTACCAAAGCCGAACGAGCACCAGACGGTAGCGTCATTCGAATCCTCACTTGCCTGACTGATGTGACAGTGCAAAAGGACACTGCCGAGGAAGCCGTAAGACGAGCACAAGAAGCAGAGAACCTCAAGCGGCTTGCCGAATTTGCTACGGTTGGAATGTACGATGTCAGCATGGACGGAAGACTCCTTAGTGCAAACAACCTTTTCTGGGAATTGACGGCTTTGGAGAAAGTGGACCTCACCAAAGTCGACGTGCGCCCTTGGCCAGAATGTGTTGTCGAGGAGGACCTTCATATTCTCCAGGAAAGCCTCGACAAATTGGTAGAATCCGGACGTACTGAAACGGCAGAATTCCGCCTCCGCAATGGCTGGGTCAGCGAAGATGGCCATGGCAACTCGTCCATCGCCCCCAGATGGGTTCTTGCTACTTTCATGCCAGTCAAGAGTTCAGACGGAGTGATCCAGTCTTTCACAGGCTGCTTGAGCGATGTTTCCGTACAGAAATGGCAACTGGAACAAGAGAAACTCCGCAAGGAGGAGGCTATCGAATCCAAGCGACAGCAGGAGAACTTTATTGACATGACCTCGCACGAGATGCGGAATCCGCTGAGCGCTATCCTTCACTGCACTGACGCCATTATCGCCTCCCTTGCGAGAGTGCAGGACATCAGTGACAACTCTGCTCCTCTTACTCCAACACGGAACGGCACCAGTGGTGAAGGAAGAAGGATAGGGGAACGATCGGTCGAAGAAAGAAAGCTTCTGGAAGACAGCATTGAGAATGCAGAGACCATTGTGACGTGCGCTCAACACCAGAAACGCATTGTGGATGATATCCTTACCATGTCCAAACTCGACTCAAAATTACTGGCCGTTACTCCTTGCACAGTAGACCCGATCCAAATTGTCAATGGGGCGCTTAAGATGTTCGAGGTGGAGGCTCGCCGCGTCGATATTGAGCTGACTTCATATGTCGACAAGTCGTACAGGGATCTCGCTTACGACTATCTCGATCTTGACCCAAGCAGGGTTCAGCAGGTCCTCATCAATCTTCTTACGAATGCCTTGAAGTTTACCAAATCTGGTACCACGCGTAACGTCACCCTCGGTGTTAAAGGATCATTGACACCGCCAGGAGAAGACATGACAGCTGTTCAATTCATTCCACGATTCTGCGACGTGTCAGAAGAATACGACCAACCAGCACTCAAAGAACGGAATAAGGCTGTGTATCTGTTGTTTGAGGTCAAGGACACCGGTCAAGGGTTAACGGCGGAAGAGATGGGCAGTCTATTCAACAAATTTGTCCAAGCCAGTGCCAAGACGCATACTAAATATGGAGGCTCCGGCCTTGGGTTATTCATCTCGCGCCGATTGACGGAGCTTCAGAACGGAGCGATTGGCGTTTTGAGTCAACCTGGCGTGGGTTCGACGTTTGCGTTTTACATTGAGGCGTATGTTCCGAGCGAAGCCTCCAGGAACGAAGCACtggctgctgccgctgcgGCCAGGCTAATCGCTGGTGGCAGTGATGCCGACTCGACCGATGGCAAGCAAAACTGCCGCGACATTCGCCTACAGAAACACCAGAATCCGGGAGGAAACGTTCGACTGGATGGGATCCTTGTTGTCGAAGACAATCTCATCAATCAGCAGATCACAAGACGGGGATTGACAGATCGGGGCTTTATGGTCGATGTCGCGAATCATGGAGTTGAAGCTCTCGAGAAACTGAGAAGGCGCCAGAATACTGTTCCAGGACTTGACGTCAATGGGACCGCTGGTCGTTCAGGGAGGAGCAATACACATTCGCTACCGATTGCCATTAATCTTGTGTTGATGGACATTGAGATGCCTGTTCAGGACGGCTTGACGGGCACACGAATAATTCGTGAATTAGAAGCAGAGGGAGAGATATTTTGTGCATCAGGCGGTCGGGTGCCAATCATCGCAGTCACAGCCAACGCCCGGCCCGAGCAAGTTATGGAAGCCAAACAAGCTGGTTGTGACGATGTGATGGTAAAGCCATACAGGATCCCGGAGCTTATTGAAAAGATGCAGGTGGTTGTGCGACGAATGGGAGGGCTCAGCCCAAACTCCCCA CTCATCAGCAACTCCGCGATCAATACCAAATTACCCATCATGTCGACTATGCCCGCGTCCCACGGCCACAGCGAGGCCTGCTGTAACATCCCACCTGTTGTCACCAAGGGTTACGAGGCCAAGGGGACCTATAAGGATATTGGAGGCTACAAGACTT ATGTCACAGGTCCTGTCGACGCGAAAAAGGCCATTGTCGTCATCTACGACATCTTTGGTTACTTTGAGCAAACTCTCCAGGGAGCTGATATCCTCGCTTTCAGCGACGCTCATCAGAAGTACAAGGTCTTTATCCCTGACTGGTTCAAGGGCAGCCCATGCCCTATTGAGAT TTACCCACCAGACAACGatgataagaagaagcagcttGGCGAGTTCTTTGAGACCTACCCTCCTCCCAAGATTGCTGGTCAGGTTCCCGACTACGTCAAGGCTGTCAAGGAGCAGGATTCTTCCATTGAGAAGTTCGGCATCGTTGGT TACTGCTGGGGTGGCAAAGTCGTCGCTCTCAGTGTCAAGGCTGACTCCAACCCCTTCTCCATTGCTGCCCAAATTCACCCTGCCATGGTCGATGCATCTGACGCTGAGGGTCTCTCAGTCCCTACCATACTGCTTGCCTCGAAGGAAGAGCCGGAAGAAGAGGTCAAGAAGTTTGAGGACAACCTCAAGGTGGCTAAGCATGTTGAGACCTTCAAGGATCAGATCCATGGTTGGATGGCTGCCCGTGCCGACCTTAGCGACTCCCGTGTTAA
- a CDS encoding hypothetical protein (BUSCO:15432at5125), which yields MLDSFEILTTSGVVVWSRTYTPINPSIINNFIADTFIEEKSGAIALSDSRSASTNPPYKSDQHTLKWTLVKELGIIFVAVYRSLLHLSWVDKLVDNIKTIFVKLYGEQLTKPHTTLVECHAFDEYFDVQIEELDQTSTKVPSTTITAGAIPLEEEIIPTNTGDEPPVAPGLTYRGRHLNGPQDALSADESTPAMTPNGSRPGTPSNHLLSAKGGPIAKISRRARKAKNQTSAPASSGDEAPRKKKITAKKGRKWDADGFADEDDDVQLDYSTKAQATSDSEAEGRSTALDEIDSNTWGSTSKGKFVLKDLGDEVHEILASEAEKAAEAKSQSKSGLLGTGVSAISGLFRNVVGGKTLTKEDLDKAMKGMEEHLLQKNVAREAAVRLCEGVEKELIGVKTGSFESINARIQAAMEASLTKMLTPTSSLDLLREIDAITSPSVTSLRRPRPYVMSIVGVNGVGKSTNLSKICFFLLQNKYKVLIAAGDTFRSGAVEQLAVHVRNLKELTAREGGRVELYQKGYGKDAATVAKDAVSHAAQEGYDVVLIDTAGRRHNDQRLMSSLEKFAKFAQPDKILMVGEALVGTDSVAQARNFNAAFGAVRTLDGFIISKCDTVGDMVGTLVSLVHATNVPVLFVGVGQHYSDLRNFSVKWAVEKLLSSN from the exons ATGTTGGACTCATTCGAGATATTGACCACTTCGGGCGTCGTCGTCTGGTCGCGCACATACACCCCCATAAACCcttccatcatcaacaacttcATCGCCGATACCTTTATTGAAGAGAAGAGTGGCGCCATTGCTCTCAGCGACTCGAGGTCTGCATCTACTAACCCCCCTTATAAGAGCGACCAGCACACTCTCAAGTGGACTCTCGTCAAGGAATTGGGCATTATCTTCGTC GCCGTCTATCGATCCCTCCTACATCTCTCATGGGTGGACAAGCTCGTCGACAATATCAAGACCATTTTCGTCAAGCTCTACGGTGAGCAATTAACGAAGCCACACACTACCCTCGTCGAATGCCATGCCTTTGATGAATACTTCGATGTGCAAATCGAGGAGCTCGACCAAACTAGTACCAAGGTCCCCTCAACCACCATCACAGCCGGCGCAATCCCATTGGAAGAGGAAATCATTCCAACCAACACTGGCGACGAACCTCCCGTTGCGCCAGGTCTAACATATCGAGGGCGACATCTCAATGGACCTCAGGATGCCCTGTCAGCCGATGAGTCCACCCCCGCCATGACACCGAATGGATCGCGACCCGGCACACCAAGCAACCACCTCCTCTCCGCAAAGGGTGGCCCCATCGCAAAGATCTCGCGACGTGCGCGCAAGGCAAAGAACCAAACATCTGCTCCCGCCTCTTCCGGCGATGAGGCGCcccgaaagaagaagataacCGCCAAGAAGGGCCGCAAGTGGGACGCCGATGGCTTCGCagatgaggacgatgatgTGCAGCTTGACTACTCCACAAAGGCGCAAGCCACCAGTGATTCGGAAGCTGAAGGAAGATCAACCGCCCTGGACGAGATCGACTCAAACACGTGGGGCTCCACGTCAAAGGGCAAGTTCGTGCTGAAGGACTTGGGTGATGAGGTTCACGAGATCTTGGCCTCCGAAGCAGAGAAGGCAGCAGAGGCAAAGTCGCAATCTAAGTCTGGCCTTCTGGGTACCGGTGTTAGTGCCATCAGTGGTCTTTTCCGTAATGTTGTCGGAGGCAAGACTTTGACCAAGGAGGATCTCGACAAGGCTATGAAGGGTATGGAGGAGCACTTGCTGCAGAAGAACGTGGCCCGAGAGGCTGCTGTTCGACTGTGCGAAGGTGTAGAGAAGGAGTTGATTGGTGTCAAGACTGGCAGTTTTGAGA GTATCAACGCCAGGATCCAGGCCGCTATGGAAGCCTCACTAACAAAGATGCTCACCCCCACATCATCTCTCGATCTTCTCCGCGAGATTGATGCCATCACCTCTCCTTCGGTAACATCTCTTCGCAGGCCCCGTCCTTATGTTATGTCCATCGTCGGTGTAAACGGTGTGGGCAAGTCGACCAACCTTTCCAAAATctgcttcttccttcttcagaACAAGTACAAGGTTCTCATCGCCGCCGGCGACACTTTCCGTTCCGGCGCCGTTGAACAACTTGCTGTTCACGTCCGCAACCTCAAGGAGCTGACGGCCCGAGAGGGTGGTCGCGTTGAACTTTATCAAAAGGGTTACGGCAAGGATGCTGCCACTGTTGCCAAAGATGCTGTGAGCCATGCTGCGCAAGAGGGTTATGATGTTGTCCTTATCGACACAGCCGGCAGACGGCACAATGACCAGCGTCTCATGTCTTCTCTCGAGAAGTTTGCCAAGTTTGCTCAGCCTGACAAGATTCTCATGGTTGGCGAA GCTCTCGTTGGTACCGACTCAGTCGCCCAAGCTCGTAACTTCAACGCTGCCTTTGGCGCCGTCCGCACACTAGACGgcttcatcatctccaagTGTGACACTGTCGGCGACATGGTTGGCACTCTTGTCAGTCTCGTTCACGCAACCAATGTTCCCGTCCTATTTGTTGGCGTGGGTCAACACTATTCAGATCTGCGTAACTTCTCTGTGAAATGGGCTGTAGAGAAGTTATTAAGCAGTAATTAG
- a CDS encoding hypothetical protein (TransMembrane:5 (i159-179o191-212i224-242o254-272i306-323o)~BUSCO:42140at5125), with protein sequence MQRAAYAQSPPLHHPVPQHVSTVPQLRSPPPPPGSAQSQQGYAANAGGNPYQQQGGTSGNVFGAYGNFMNDPTAQVAAQFGQTAFRHGQEYVEQNIGRYVNVSALKHYFNVSNSYVVNKLFLVLFPWRHKPWSRKQAVGQNGQDGWYLPPRDDINSPDMYIPVMALVTYILLSTLIAGLNHQFQPELLGKTATISLIVVIVEIFFLKLGCYLLSISSQSQLLDLIAYSGYKFVGIIVTVVVAEILNGGKGTGGWVGWLIFFYTYLANSLFLMRSLKYVLLPETTAGVSGGPMQTDSRAKRSQRTKFLFMYSYFVQLFFMWILTRA encoded by the exons ATGCAACGAGCGGCCTACGCGCAGTCGCCCCCCCTTCACCACCCAGTTCCCCAGCATGTCTCGACCGTCCCTCAACTAAGATcgccgcctcctcctccaggtTCCGCGCAGTCGCAGCAGGGCTACGCTGCTAATGCCGGGGGAAACCCATATCAGCAGCAGGGAGGCACCAGCGGCAATGTGTTTGGCGCATATGGCAACTTTATGAACGATCCCACAGCGCAGGTGGCGGCGCAATTCGGCCAGACAGCGTTTAGGCATGGGCAGGAGTATGTGGAACAGAAC ATAGGTCGATATGTCAACGTTTCCGCTCTGAAACACTACTTCAACGTCTCAAACTCGTATGTCGTCAACAAGCTCTTCCTCGTCCTTTTCCCCTGGAGGCACAAGCCTTGGTCGCGAAAGCAGGCCGTCGGACAAAACGGACAGGATGGCTGGTACCTACCTCCACGAGACGACATCAACAGCCCCGATATGTACATCCCAG TTATGGCTTTGGTAACATATATCCTTCTCTCGACTTTGATCGCCGGTCTCAACCACCAGTTCCAACCAGAACTTCTCGGAAAGACAGCCACGATCAGTCTTATCGTCGTTATCGTCGagatcttcttcctcaagcttggaTGTTATCTCCTGAGCATCTCTAGCCAATCGCAGCTTCTTGATCTGATCGCCTACTCGGGATACAAGTTTGTCGGAATCATTGtcactgttgttgttgccgaGATACTTAACGGTGGCAAGGGTACTGGTGGTTGGGTCGGCTGGCTAATCTTTTTCTACACCTACCTGGCAAACTCGCTCTTTTTG ATGCGATCGCTCAAGTACGTCCTTCTCCCCGAGACTACAGCTGGCGTTAGTGGCGGACCTATGCAGACGGACTCTCGGGCCAAGCGCAGCCAACGCACCAAGTTTCTCTTCATGTACTCCTACTTTGTGCAGCTCTTCTTTATGTGGATTCTCACTAGAGCGTGA